CGATGCCGGCCGGGGTATCCACCGAGTGGCCGCCCGCCAGCTCACCGGGGCCCGTCATTGCACGGCCCTGGACTCATCGGGCGCCGGCTCGGCGGCTTGCTCGGGCCGCAGCGCCTCCAGGACGGCGGTCGCGGTGGCGACGCCGATGCCGGGAACGGCGGTGATCTGGTCGACGGTGGCCTCCTTGAGGCGGGCTATCGATCCGAAATGGGTGACCAATGCCTTACGGCGATGTTCGCCCAATCCTGGCACCGAGTCCAGCACCGATGCCGTCATTCGCTTGGATCGCTTGCTGCGATGGTAGGCGATCGCGAACCGGTGCGCCTCGTCGCGCACACGTTGCAGCAGGTAAAGCCCCTCGCTGTTGCGCGGCATGATGACGGGGTCGGGTTCCGAGGGCACCCACACCTCTTCCAGCCGTTTGGCCAGCCCGATCACCGCGACGTCGGTGATGCCGAGCCCTTCGAGCACCGCGCTGGCCGCGTTGACCTGCGGCGCGCCGCCGTCGACGACGTACAGGTTCGGCGGATAGGCGAAGCGGCGGGACTTCCCTTCCGGCGAAAGCATATTCGGGTCGTTCTGTTCGCTCACGTGCCGCGCGAAGCGGCGGCGGGTTACCTCGGCGATGGAGGCGACGTCGTCGGAGCGGCCCTGCCCGGCGGCCTCGCGGATGGCGAAATGCCGGTAGTCCGATTTGCGCGGCAGGCCGTCCTCGAACACCACCAGCGAGCCCACCACGTCGGTGCCCTGCACATGGCTGATGTCCACACATTCGATGCGCAGCGGCGCCTCGGACAGGCCGAGGGCTTCCTGAATGTTCTGCAGCGCAGCGGATCTGGCGTTGAAGTCACCTGCGCGCCTCAGCTTGTGTTGCTGCAGAGCTTCTTTCGCGTTGCGCTGCACGGTTTCGGCCAGCGCGCGTTTGTCACCGCGGCGCGGCACCCGCAGCGCCACCCGGGACCCGCGCAGGGCCGACAACCAGCTCGTCAGCTCGTCGGCGTTGGACGGCAGGCAGGGCACCAGTACCTCGCGTGGCACGGGGTTCACCGATTCGTCTGCGGCGCCACCCAGTTCGGCCTGCTCGCCATAGAACTGCGTCAAAAACTGCTCGACCAACTGCTCCTCGCCGGAATCGCCTGGGTCGGCGGACTTTTCGACGATCCACCCGCGCTGGCCGCGGACCCGGCCACCGCGCACGTGGAACACCTGCACCGCGGCCTCGAGATCGTCGTCGGCGAAGGCCACCACGTCGGCGTCGGTGCCGTCGCCGAGCACCACGGCCTGCTTTTCCATCGCCCGCTTCAGCGCGCCGAGGTCGTCGCGCAGCCGCGCGGCCCGCTCGAAGTCGAGCCGCTCGGCCGCGGCGTTCATCTGCTGTTCCAGCTCGCGGGCGAACCGGTCGGTTTTACCGGACAGGAAGTCGCAGAAGTCGTCGACGATCTGGCGGTGCTGTTCGGCGCTGACCCTGCCGATGCACGGCGCCGAGCATTTGTCGATGTAGCCCAGCAGGCACGGACGGTCGATCTGCTTGTGCCGCTTGAACACTCCCGCCGAACAGGTGCGCGCCGGGAACACCCGGGTGAGCAGGTCCAGCGTTTCCCGGATGGCCCACGCGTGCGAGTAGGGGCCGAAATAGCGGACGCCCTTGCGGCGCGGGCCGCGATAGACCATCAGCCGGGGGAATTCCTCGTTGAGGGTGACCGCCAGCACCGGATAGGACTTGTCGTCGCGGTAGCGGACGTTGAACCGCGGGTCGAACTCTTTGATCCAGTTGTATTCGAGCTGCAGCGCCTCGACTTCGGTGTTGACCACCGTCCACTCGACTTTGGCCGCGGTGGTCACCATCTGCCGCGTTCGCGGATGCAGGCTCGAGATGTCGGCGAAGTACGACGTGAGCCGACTGCGCAGGCTCTTGGCCTTGCCGACGTAGATCACCCGGCCGTGCTGATCGCTGAACCGGTACACGCCGGGCTCGACCGGGATGGACCCGGGCGCGGGGCGGTACGTGGCGGGATCTGGCACAGATCCAGGCTAGTAGCCGGGGACGACGTGCCGAGAAAGGCGGGGCGCGTGCGGGTGCCGGTCTACTGTGGTGCCCACGAACATTTCGGGAGGCCGGAAAGGGTTGGGAGGAAACTTGGCCGCCGAGTCCTCGCTCGCCTGGTTGCTGCAGCCAGTGTCGGTCGACACGTTCCTCGACGAGATCTGGGCGAGACGGCCCCACCACATCCAGCGCGCCGACCCGCGCTACTTCGATCGCCTGCTGCCCTCGGTCGACGACCTCCTCGACCAGATGCAACCGGAACCGTCTGCGATGCGGCTCGTGAAGGGCGGCCAGGACATGGATCCGGCGAGCTACCGCCGCGGCGACGGCAGTCTCGACCCGGCCCGGGCCCGCGACGGCCTGGCCGACGGGTACACCATCGTGCTGAACGGTCTCGAGCGGTACCTGCGCACCGTCGCTACGCTGTCGCATTCCCTCGAGGTCGAGCTGAATTTCCCGACGCGGGTCAACGCCTACGTCACGCCCCCGGACTCCACGGGCTTTGTCCCCCACTACGACCCGCACGACGTGCTGGTCCTGCAGATCCAGGGGTCCAAGACGTGGCAGGTGTCCACCGGCGCGCCGGTGCCGCCACACGAGATCCAGAGCCGCAAAGGGGTCGGGACGGACGGGCCGGCGCCGGCGACCGAGGTGCGCCTGCGCGCCGGCGACGTGCTGTATCTGCCGCGCGGCCAAGTGCATTCGGCCGAAACGCACTCGGAGCCGTCGCTCCATTTGACGATCGGTCTGCACGCGCCGACCGTGCTCACGCTCGTCACGCACGCGCTGTACGCGCTGAGTTTGCGCGACCCCGGTCTGCACGCCCGCTTGTCACCGCGGCACCTGGACGACGCGGACGTCCGCGCCGGGCTGGGCGACCTGGTGCGCGACACCCTGCGAACCCTCGGGGGGCCCGGCATCGTCGAGGACGGTCTCGGCGCGTTGGAGGACGTCCTGGCCCGGCGCGGCCGGTGCCCACCGGTCGGACGGGTCAGCGACACCGTCGGAATCGACGCACAGACGCTGGTGCGCAAGCACCAGCCGCTCTACGCGCGGGTGACCCGCTCCGCCGATCGCGTTGTCCTGCACTTCGCTCAGTTGTCCGTGGCCGCCGGGCTCGACCACGAGGCCGCGATGCGGTTCCTCGCCGCGAGCACCGAGCCGTTCCGGGTCGGCGAGCTGCCTGGTCTGAGCGCCCCGCAGCAGGCGGGGCTGGCTCAGACGCTCCTGCTCAACGGATTCCTCGCGCGGCTGTCCAAAGACTGACAATTAGCTTCGCATTTCCGGTGAAATCCAGGAATGCTATCCGTATTTGCGGATCTTCTCGGGATAAGCTTCACGGCATGCGGACCATCGTCCGCACGCGGACGCCCTTACCGCTTAGCTGACCCGTCGCAGCCCGTGGACGCGTCGGTTGACTTGGTAGCACGCGATATCGGCGCCCAAGCCTTCGAACGAGATCGCAGTTTCGCAACGACGAGGGTGGCCAACAATGACGATGCCGATCTGGGCGGCCTTCCCGCCGGAAGTGAACTCGGCGGCGCTCTCCACCGGCCCGGGGCCCGCGTCGTTGCTGAACTCGGAGACGGCGTGGCTGACGTTGAGTCAGGAATACGATGCGGCGGCCCAAGAACTCAGCGACTTGTTGGCCGAGGTGCAGGCCGGGACGTGGCAGGGTCCCACCGCGGAGAAGTTCGTGGCCGCGCACGTGCCGTACCTGGCCTGGCTTTTACAGAACAGCGCCAACGCCACGGCGGCGGCCCTCGAGCACGACACCGTGATCGCGGCCTACGACGCCGCGGTGGCGGCCATGCCGACACTGGCGGAGATCGCAGCCAACAAAGCTCTGAACGCCTCGCTGATAGCGACGAACTTCCTTGGTGTCAATACGATTCCGATCGCGCAAAACGAGTTCGACTATTTGCAGATGTGGCTGCGGGCGGCCACCGCGATGGCAACGTACGAAGCGATCTCCCAGACCGCGATGACGTGGGTCCCGCCCACCGCGCCGCCCCCGGCGATCCAGCTGGCCAACCCGCCTAACCAAGATGCGGGCGGGGGGGCAGATCAGTTGAGCTGGTGGGTAGATCGCGTGGAAATGGTCGCCCAAGAACTCCACTCGGACCTGAGCTCTGGATCCAACCCGTCCACGGCCATCCACTCCCTGCTGACCGACCCGCTGCTCCTCAAGGTTCCGCACTGGGCGGGCGAGTCGCTCTACACGTTCATTCCCCAAGTGCCGCAATTGACGCAGCTCTCGGTCGGGCTGATCGTCCCCTTCCTCCCCGTCGCCGGGGCGGCCGGCCTGGCGGGACTGGCCGGCCTGGCCGGCGTCGCGCAGCCCGCGCCCGCGCTGCCGGGGGTGGCGGCCGCGCCGGCGCCCTCCCACACCGGAGCGCCCGTCGCGATGGCGCCGGGGCTGAGCACACCCGCCCCGGCCCCGGCGCCGGCCCCGGTGCCCGCAGCCACACCGGCGGCGGCCCCGGCATCCGTCGCGGCGCCCGCGGCGCCACCCGCGACGGCGGTCCCGGGCTTCAGTGCCCCGTACGTCGTCGGCCCGCCGGGCCTCGGGGCCGGTGCGGAGGTCCGCGCGACCGCGCGGGCCGAGCGGAAATCGGTCGAGCCCGCCGCCGCGGCCGCGGCGGCCGCCCCCGCCCAGCGGGACCAGGCCCGCCGCCGGCGCCGCCAGCGGCAGGGCATGGTCGACCCCGGGCACCGCTACGAATACCTCGACACGGACCCGAACCCGGATGCCGCCGGCAAAACCCCGGCGACCGCCTCGGACCGGGGCGCGGGGCCCCTGGGGTTCGCCGGCACCGCCCGCGGCGCGGACGCCGCCCCCGTGGGGCTGACCACAATCGCCGGCGATCCACTGGGCGACGGACCCCCAATGCCGCTGCTACCGAGCAGCTGGGGCCCCGAAAGCGAACCCCCGGACACGGGGCGGGCGGACGCCCCCTGAGCACCCCGAACGCGTTGCCGGCGGTTTGGGCGGCCTCCGTTCTGGCTACCAAGCTTCTAACTCAACGTTAGAGTGGGGGCACAGCAATGGAGGGAGTCCGTAAATGATGAAGCGCTCGTTGGCCAAACTGGCCGTCACCGTCGGCGGCCTGGCTTTGGCGTCGACCGCTGGGGCCGGGGTCGCATCCGCCAGTCCTGATTACGGTCCGATGATCAACACGACCTGTAGCTACGACCAGGCGATGCGGGCGGTGCACGCCGAGAACCCGATGGCCGCTCAGTACCTCGACCAGTCGCCGCCGAACCAGCAGTTCTTGCAGCAGTACCTGGCTTCGTCGCCCGATCAGCGCGTGAATCTGCTGCACGCGATCGAGCACAACCAGGGGGCCCAGCAGGCCCTGCCGATTTTCCAGCAGATGATGACGGACTGCACTCGCTACTGAGTGCCTCCGATAGGCGTATTCCGACTCAAGCGTTAGGTCGTCAGGCGGCGGGCCGCTGCGGATAAGCAGCGCGCCCGCCGACCTGTTCGGCGCTCACGGGGCCTGCAGGTCCGGCCGATAGCGCGCCAGCAGCGCGCGCACTGTGTCCATGGCCTCTACCGCGCGGCCCTTGTCGACGGCCTGGATGGCCATCACCGGGATGTACTCGTCGTCGGGCAGGTCGATGCGCGCCCAGCGGTGTCCCACCGGAAACGAGACGTCGACGACATCGGGCCACTCGATCAGCTTGTCCCCCAGCAGGTTTCGCACCGACACGCCCGGTGGCCCGACCCGCAACCGGGGGCGGGCGAACAACAGCACGATGCCGGCGATGACCACCCCGAGCACCGCGATCGCCACCTGGTCGGCGGTCTGGAAAACGACGCCGGTGGACCTTGCCTTGAGCAACAGGCCCACCAGGATGTGCGCGCCGGCGATGAGTACCGCCGCCCCGTAGGCGAATAACGGCGTGCGGTGGGGACGCAGCACCGCGTCCCAGGTTTCGCGGTCGGGTGGCGACGTCACGGCCGGGCGCGCAACTCGCGCAGGGTGAGCGCCGCGGACAGCGCCGCCCCGGCCGCCTGCGCGCCCTTGTCCTCGTCCGACGCCGGAAGCCCAGCGCGATCGAGCGCCTGCTCCTCGTTGTCGGTGGTCAGCACGCCGTTGGCCACCGGCGTCGATGCGTCCAGCGAGACCCGGGTCAGGCCCTGGGTCACCGCGTCACAGACGTACTCGAAATGCGGTGTCTGCCCGCGGATCACGACGCCCAGCGCGACGACGGCGTCGTGGGTGCGGGCGAGCTCCTGCGCCACCACCGGGATTTCGATGGCGCCGAGCACGCGGACCACGGTGGGGTTGTCGACACCCGATTCGGCGGCCACTTTGCGCGCGCCGGCCAGCAGCGCGTCGCAGATCTCGCTGTGCCAGGTGCTGGCCACGATGCCGAGTCGAATACCTGAGGCGTCAAGCGCCGGCACTTCCGGCACGCCGGCGCCACCACTCATCGGCGCCGCTCTCCCCCGCCAGCGGGATCGGGGAGGCTCACAACGCCCCGCCGAATTCACCCGGAAGATGGACGGATTCGTG
The sequence above is drawn from the Mycobacterium marseillense genome and encodes:
- the ribH gene encoding 6,7-dimethyl-8-ribityllumazine synthase, with translation MSGGAGVPEVPALDASGIRLGIVASTWHSEICDALLAGARKVAAESGVDNPTVVRVLGAIEIPVVAQELARTHDAVVALGVVIRGQTPHFEYVCDAVTQGLTRVSLDASTPVANGVLTTDNEEQALDRAGLPASDEDKGAQAAGAALSAALTLRELRARP
- a CDS encoding PPE family protein, which translates into the protein MTMPIWAAFPPEVNSAALSTGPGPASLLNSETAWLTLSQEYDAAAQELSDLLAEVQAGTWQGPTAEKFVAAHVPYLAWLLQNSANATAAALEHDTVIAAYDAAVAAMPTLAEIAANKALNASLIATNFLGVNTIPIAQNEFDYLQMWLRAATAMATYEAISQTAMTWVPPTAPPPAIQLANPPNQDAGGGADQLSWWVDRVEMVAQELHSDLSSGSNPSTAIHSLLTDPLLLKVPHWAGESLYTFIPQVPQLTQLSVGLIVPFLPVAGAAGLAGLAGLAGVAQPAPALPGVAAAPAPSHTGAPVAMAPGLSTPAPAPAPAPVPAATPAAAPASVAAPAAPPATAVPGFSAPYVVGPPGLGAGAEVRATARAERKSVEPAAAAAAAAPAQRDQARRRRRQRQGMVDPGHRYEYLDTDPNPDAAGKTPATASDRGAGPLGFAGTARGADAAPVGLTTIAGDPLGDGPPMPLLPSSWGPESEPPDTGRADAP
- a CDS encoding hemophore-related protein: MMKRSLAKLAVTVGGLALASTAGAGVASASPDYGPMINTTCSYDQAMRAVHAENPMAAQYLDQSPPNQQFLQQYLASSPDQRVNLLHAIEHNQGAQQALPIFQQMMTDCTRY
- a CDS encoding PH domain-containing protein: MTSPPDRETWDAVLRPHRTPLFAYGAAVLIAGAHILVGLLLKARSTGVVFQTADQVAIAVLGVVIAGIVLLFARPRLRVGPPGVSVRNLLGDKLIEWPDVVDVSFPVGHRWARIDLPDDEYIPVMAIQAVDKGRAVEAMDTVRALLARYRPDLQAP
- a CDS encoding cupin domain-containing protein, yielding MAAESSLAWLLQPVSVDTFLDEIWARRPHHIQRADPRYFDRLLPSVDDLLDQMQPEPSAMRLVKGGQDMDPASYRRGDGSLDPARARDGLADGYTIVLNGLERYLRTVATLSHSLEVELNFPTRVNAYVTPPDSTGFVPHYDPHDVLVLQIQGSKTWQVSTGAPVPPHEIQSRKGVGTDGPAPATEVRLRAGDVLYLPRGQVHSAETHSEPSLHLTIGLHAPTVLTLVTHALYALSLRDPGLHARLSPRHLDDADVRAGLGDLVRDTLRTLGGPGIVEDGLGALEDVLARRGRCPPVGRVSDTVGIDAQTLVRKHQPLYARVTRSADRVVLHFAQLSVAAGLDHEAAMRFLAASTEPFRVGELPGLSAPQQAGLAQTLLLNGFLARLSKD
- the uvrC gene encoding excinuclease ABC subunit UvrC translates to MPDPATYRPAPGSIPVEPGVYRFSDQHGRVIYVGKAKSLRSRLTSYFADISSLHPRTRQMVTTAAKVEWTVVNTEVEALQLEYNWIKEFDPRFNVRYRDDKSYPVLAVTLNEEFPRLMVYRGPRRKGVRYFGPYSHAWAIRETLDLLTRVFPARTCSAGVFKRHKQIDRPCLLGYIDKCSAPCIGRVSAEQHRQIVDDFCDFLSGKTDRFARELEQQMNAAAERLDFERAARLRDDLGALKRAMEKQAVVLGDGTDADVVAFADDDLEAAVQVFHVRGGRVRGQRGWIVEKSADPGDSGEEQLVEQFLTQFYGEQAELGGAADESVNPVPREVLVPCLPSNADELTSWLSALRGSRVALRVPRRGDKRALAETVQRNAKEALQQHKLRRAGDFNARSAALQNIQEALGLSEAPLRIECVDISHVQGTDVVGSLVVFEDGLPRKSDYRHFAIREAAGQGRSDDVASIAEVTRRRFARHVSEQNDPNMLSPEGKSRRFAYPPNLYVVDGGAPQVNAASAVLEGLGITDVAVIGLAKRLEEVWVPSEPDPVIMPRNSEGLYLLQRVRDEAHRFAIAYHRSKRSKRMTASVLDSVPGLGEHRRKALVTHFGSIARLKEATVDQITAVPGIGVATATAVLEALRPEQAAEPAPDESRAVQ